The following proteins come from a genomic window of Heptranchias perlo isolate sHepPer1 chromosome 14, sHepPer1.hap1, whole genome shotgun sequence:
- the LOC137332238 gene encoding nematocyst expressed protein 4-like, whose amino-acid sequence MESYPVPMEPYPVPMEPYPVPMEPYPVPMEPYPVPMEPYPEPMEPYPEPMEPYPEPMEPYPVPMEPYPEPMEPYPVPMEPYPEPMEPYPVPMEPYPVPMEPYPEPMEPYPVPMEPYPEPMEPYLVPMEPYPEPMEPYPVPMEPYPQNITSRSQKSLVNGIK is encoded by the exons ATGGAATCTtacccagtgcccatggaaccttacccagtgcccatggaaccttacccagtgcccatggaaccttacccagtgcccatggaaccttacccagtgcccatggaaccttaCCCAGAACCCATGGAACCTTACCCAGAACCCATGGAACCTTACCCAGAACCCATGGAGCCTtacccagtgcccatggaaccttaCCCAGAACCCATGGAGCCTtacccagtgcccatggaaccttacccagaacccatggaaccttacccagtgcccatggaaccttacccagtgcccatggaaccttacccagaacccatggaaccttacccagtgcccatggaaccttaCCCAGAACCCATGGAACCTTAcctagtgcccatggaaccttacccagaacccatggaaccttacccagtgcccatggaaccttaccca CAGAATATTACATCGAGGTCTCAGAAGAGTTTAGTCAATGGCATAAAGTGA